The genome window TTTCTTTGGTGGGATATGGTTGCCGCCTGTTGCAATTTTGAATAGATAGAATGCAGACATCAAGGCACTGCAAGAAAAGTTTACATATTAGCTCAATGAAGCTAAGTTCCGTTTGCAAGAGCAAAGAAAATGGCAGAGTACAATGCAGTGAGTCAGTGAGGCATCCAAAGTGTCGAGGCTGACATTACCTGAGACCAGCAACAACACCAGCTGGCATTATCTTCGAAGTTTCAAGGAATCTTTGCCCCATAACATAAGTCAAGGCCAATGCACAAACTGTTTAACACCCACAGAGTAGCGCAGTTAGTACAGAAACAAGAAACCAACAAGGGAAATTGCAGGCACAAGTAGAAAAGTATCTCAGACACTTGTTTTGCACTCAGCAATTCATGTTTAGTCTAAAGAGCACAATGCTTTTGAGATTTGTTCAGTCTCTACCAGAAACAACAGTATAGTGACTAGCCTTACCTTATTATTGCCTCTACAAAAATTACCGTGCTATGTAACAAGAACTACCAATCTGTAAAAAgcaaaatatgcccaaaatattTCAGCAGTAGCAAGATATTTGGAGCTGTGGTGGTAATGTAGTCATGTTGCAGTCAATGTTTTAAATCCTCATCGAATATGACAGCAGAGGCACAATCTAATGATGTGGCTCTCTCATGATATTTGTTTTGTATTCGGCTTTAATTGAGATTAAAGATTTGGACGATCCTATCTAGTATCTCCCAATAATTGGTGGATACCAAGGATTCCACCCTGAACTAGGATTTTGGAACCTCCCAATTTCAACTTTAGAAGTAATTCTTCAAACTTTCAAGAAAATGCAAAAAAGATTGCAGCAATTGCTTGGAATAAATAGCTGCATTGCAAAAAGAAAGAACTAAATTCTCcaacataattttttaaagaaagtCAGGAACTCAACATCAAAATGATGACGTGAATGCCTTTGCcaaaaaatatttaacaaaaatcAACAGGGCTGTGAGCATGAATTTGTTAGCGTCCTTGCAAATTTATTGTATAGAGGTTGTGCAGTGCTGTTAGTGCCAAAACAACTGGACTAAAGAGTAGAGCATAGAAGGAGGGACATTTCCCACTGCAGTTCGAGGCTGTTGAAATCTAAGTGGAAATGAAATGCTGCTGAATGCAATGTGGGCAAAAGAATCAAAACTGAAATCAACATTTTTTGTGCGGATGTTGTTGCCTGTGTACTTCTTGGAAAAAATAGGATCCAGGTTCAAATACTTGCAAGTGCGATTGTACCGATGCTAAACATATAGGTCCCCCTGTTTGGAgcacatgaatttttttttctcattcctACAGTAATTGTGTTGTCTCCTACGTGTTCCTGCAAAATTCCTGTGGAATTGCTACATTCCAAACAGACACTTATTCCTGGGTATGTAGGAAAGATCATACAGGCAAGTGGCTCCAACAGCGGGCACTACAAGCCACACAGAAAGGAGGAAAAAACTATATGTATTCAGAAGATGTAATCATCCGCTCCCAAACAATACCATTGAAGAATCTCCAacctaagaaaaaaaattgcatgctACACCATCCTATAGGATCATTGCGAACTGCAGGCATATGAACTAGGATATTTGATGCACTAACACTAGCAACCAGACCATCAAAAGTGAAATGAATGGAAGATTAGGATAAAAAGTGGAGGAGAGATGAATGGCTAGGATTAAATTTTCTAGATGGTATCCCAATCCCTTACCCTTTCCCACCTCCATCCAAACGGCACATTGGTGTTTGTCTCTTTCCTACGAGTGTATTAGCAGCAGGACCACATATTCCTAGTTTTCAACGCAATCAGAACGGAACTCTTAAGTTTTTGTAACCACATAGGACTCTGAACTTCGGCAAAACTGGGCTCGATATGCTGTCCCATTTAAACATCCAAAACACATCTAGTAGGTTTATATATAAACTACTACAGAATCCCAAACTCAACCAAATCAAACTATTATGCCCTACCATCGCAATTTTCATCATAGAAACTCACAACATGACCATTGCCATCACACGAATCCCACaacgcccccccccctcctcccctcTTTACAAAAATTAAGTGGGGGATCAACTACCCAGTAACAAATCAAGTCGTTTCCTCTAATCCGAGGGCACAGTTGCAAGATTCAGAaacaagaacaaaacaaaaatgaaagaACAATCTTAATAATGTGCACTTTTCCGTTCCTTTTTTTCCACGACAACAAAGTGTGTGCAGTTGAGCGGCAGAGCTGCTGCCATGGTTCCGAGAAAGAGGTTAAAAGAAGTGCAATTGAGAGTGAAGGGGAGGGCAGGAGTCGCGTACGTGTCtcgagggcgagggcgaggtAGGAGTTGCGGCTCTTCTTGAAGGCCTTGAGGCTGACGAATCccgcgaggaggagcagcgcgCCGGCAGCGGTGCCGCCGGCCAGGGAGGCGGTGCTGCCGCGGCGGAGGTAGCccagcacgccgccggccaGCACGGCGAACCCGTATGGGATCGTGAAGCAGAAGTCGTGCATCTCCGGAACGGAAGCTCTCCTCTCAGATCTCCCCTCGCCGCTGGCTGAGATAGTGAGATCTCGCGAGCTTTCTCTCGTTTCTTCCTTAGGAGAAAGTCAGCGTCGACCCGTTCGTGTTGGGTTGTGAGCGTGGCGGACTGCGGGTTGCAGCGAAGGAGCAGAGATGCAGGGGTAGTTTGGTCATTTTCATGGGTAGCAGCCCAGAAAAGTGTGCCCACCACTCGCTCGCTCGCCACCACAGACGATCGAAATTAAAAATGTAACGTTCACATGGTAGCAAGTTTATTGCACAGGTGAAAAACAGCGGCGGTGCTAGTTGGATGCGATCATTCTATGCTCCAAATTTTTATAACACTATAAATTTAATATACAAGCGTAAAATTTACTAAAAGTACAATATATTATAATTCAAAAACTAAGTTTGAAATTTACAAATCACAAAATTaatagttcaaatatgaaataaaatctTACATATATAGAAGATTGCAGTACTACTAAGGGCTCTAATTTACGCTTTCTAATTGTCATAGTCTTCATTATTTATTTCAACAAATCTAGTAGAGAGCTCGTCAAGGTTGTTTAGACCTTTGTATCTACCATATTTTctcatatcatcaataaacttaTCAACTTGGAGTTCTAGTTATCTTTTTACCCTTTGTTTTATGTTTCAAAAAAGTGATGCAATGTCTCCATTTCTCTTCATATCTTAACATTCTACATTCACAATTCATGAGTAAAAGTAAGGCGATCTAATCTCTAAATTATGTTGATCATGTCTGTTGGAGGGAAGGCTCAAACCTACAAAGAAGTACATGTAACAAAGCACCTCATGTAAAGGCTGAAGGGCcttcttgtaatatttgtaccctaGCAAGGACCGGAGAGGAAGATTTATCTCTCCTtcctcacctatataaaggacccacgAGGTCAAGTGTAGAGGAGGCTAATTCCTTCCATCTCTACTCTTCTCTTTTTGCTTGGAATGAACCTATTCGGTTACCATTGATGATAATTGTTCCAACAGATGGCGTTGTCTGTGGAGACCTGATCCCAAAGAGAGAGACCCTCGTCAGGCTTTATCACCACGCTCAAGCCGTTGGATAGGAGGCCTTCGTCCATAACCACCCTTCATTGAGCCTTCGTCGGGGAACGCCCTTTGTCAAAAACAACCCTTCGAAGTGCTTTCATCGGGGAACACCCTTTGTTAGGCCTTCGTCTAGAACTACCCTTCGTCGAGCCTTTATTGGGGACCACCCTTCGTCAGATCTTCATCAACAATGACCCTTCGTCGAGCCTTCATCGGGGAACGCCAGTCGTCGAGCCATCCTCGGGGGACACCCTTCATCGAGCCTTCGTCAGGGAGCACCCGCCATCGAGCCATCCTCAGGGACACCCTTTGTCAAGCCTTCGTACGAGGAACACCCTTCGTCGAGCCTTCGTCAGGGACACCCTTCGTCAAGCATTCGTACATAGAAGACCCTTCGTGCAGAGGAGACCCTTCATACAAGGAAGGGCCTTCGTACAAGCCTACCCATACAGAGAAGACCCTTCGTATAGGGAAGGGCCTTCGTACAAGAAGACCCTTCGTACAGGGAAGGACCTTTGCACGAGAAGACCTTTCGTACAGAGAAGACCCTTCATACTGGGAAGAACCTCTGTACATGGAAGACCCTTCGTACTGGGAAGACCCTTCGTACAGAGAAGGGCCTTCATACTAAGgccctatttgtttcagctctGGATTATAATAAGCGGCTTATAGATGGTGGATTATAATAAATTAGATTATTATAAGCTGGAGGAAAAAATGAGCTGTGAGCTATTTTGCAACTTAGATTATTTGAGTCTAGATTATTGGCAAAAGTCTGCAATGCTCTCAATAGGGGGCGGGGGATTCGGGTGTAGGGTGGGGGGAGTGGCATTAGCGGATAATTTCTCCTAAATTGATGGGTAGTATAGTAAAAGGCCAAAATAAGCTGAAATAAGCTCATTTTCACAGCTTTTGAGGTTATTATAATCTGAGCTTCAGCTTATAATAATCTGGACAAATAAGGTAACTGTTTGTTTCAACTCAGAATAAATAAGCTAGCTTATTATAATCctgagctgaaacaaatagggcCTAAGAAGGGCCTTCGTATGGGGAAGACCCTTCGTacaaaaaaatcctttgtactGGGAAGACCCTTTGTATGGAGAAAGGCCTTCATACATAGAAGCAATCTGTAGCAAATAAGTCCATGCTATAGCTGCTTCTTTCTGCATAAATTTTGCCTTTCACGTGTGAAACGTTTACTTTTTGCATGTGTGTTGCACTTATGCGTCGAAGTATTTATCTCTACATGTTCATCATATCTACATGGTCAAGTATTTATTTTCATGTGCCTGCATTATGCGTGCATCACATCTACACACCgatgtatttattttttgcGCACCTTCATTATGTGTGCATCAAACTAACTGTTCTTTGCATGAATACCAAAACATTTACCTTTCATGTACTTGCATTACATATGGACCAAAGTACTTGTTTTTACCCTTTGCAAGTATATGCAGGTTTTTATGCTCTGCTTGAGGGACTATTTCTTCCTCCCATGCATGGTTTTTACGTTTCGCATAAGATAATTCACTATTGCATGCCAATGTATTTACTCTTCGTATACTTGCATTACATATGCCATGCTTTCTATTCGTCCTTGTTACCAAATTGGATATTTTTTGTGTGCTTGCGCATCACATCACGAGCCGAAACATCTTTGTGTATCGAAGCATGCATCACATCTGCGTGTATTGAAGCATGCATCGCATATACGTGTATCGAAGCGTTTACTTTTCACACGTGCATTAAAGCTACGTGTCAAAGTATTTATCTCTACATGCGTGCATCATGTTTatgaaaaaatattcatcaataCGAACATGTCGAAGTGTTTGTTCTTCACGCATTTGCATCATATATGCATCAAACTATTTACCCTTCTCTTGTATGTTGAAGCATTTACCTTCTATGTATTTATTACCTAAATGCATCGAAGAATTTGTTCTTTTCATATGCAGGTTCTTACCCTTCGCTCTAGAGAATATTTATTCCCTACATGAAAGTTTTAGCCTTCACAAGAAAAAGCTCTTATTGCTCATATGCAGGAATTCTTGATTTTCATAGGATGGGACTTATCCCTCATTTAGTGAAGGTTTTATCCTTCGTTATCGCATTTATTCTTATGATAAAGCATTTACTCTTCGATTGCACCCTACGTGCATCTATTTAGCATATGCACAAAAGACAGGGGCAAAGTGTGGTTGCCCCCGCATCGAAGGCGGTTCATGCAATCGGATTACAAAAGATAGAGGCTAAGTGTcactgcccccgcaccgaagatAGTTCACACCTTCGGATTACAAagacgagggctaagagtgGTTGCTCTCACACCGAAGGCGATTCACACCTTCAGATTAGAAAAGATGAGGGCTAAGAGTGGATGCCCTCACACCAAAGGCGGTTCATGCCTTCGGATTACAAAagatgggggctaagagtggATACCCTCGTACCGAACACAGTTCACACTTTCGGATTACAAAAagacgagggctaagagtgGTTGCCCCCCCACTGAAGGCAATTCACACTTTCGGGTTACAAAAGATACGGGCTAAGAGTGTCTTCCCTCGCTCCGAAGATCAATCAAGTCTTCGAATCATAAATAAGTTGGGAGCCAAGAGTGCCAGCCCTGCACCGAAGTCAAAATAGACATTCTAAAAGGAAAAATTTGAAGTGTTTCTCAACCAAACATAGGCAATGCaccttcgcaaaaaaaaaagtctaggTGTTGCTCGTCCTCGCCAGAGGCAAGGCACCTCTGcagaaagaaaaagtcgaagtgTCAAGTACTTGCACCATGTATTGCATTACTTGAATACATCAACATAACTATTCTCCATATGCATGGAAGTCTTCTACTTTCTGTACACAGACATTATATCAATTCATTGAAGTATTTATTCTTCATGTGCATACATCGAAGCATACATCGGCTATTGCGTGTTTTTTGTTTCCGAAAAAGATGCAAAACACATCTTGTCATGCAAGACCGGACGCCGAAGTGTCGCTGGTCCTTGAGCAATCGACTTAAAGAGCATGATGTGGCCTACAAGATGAAGAATCAAGGTGTCGCTTGGCCTGATGTAAAGGCAATGCGTCACTCGAATATGAGACAATAAGCCTTAAGGAACATGGCCCTTCGAGTCCCCTTCGATAGATGGGACAAAAGGGAAAGTTAAACAACTTTGACTACAAAAACAAAGATAAATACACCATTCAGCCAACACACACTTGGCCTTCAAATTAAGAAACATAGGCAAAAACACCGTAAATTTGCTGAAACAACCCTCGACTAATGCTTCGCgcacgttgctgccgaaggtccctgtGGCTGTAAAGTCGAGGGAGACAATGTTTTTTTAATCGATGCTTCGTGTGCTTTGCTGTCGAAGCCATACACAAGATACAATGAAGTATAACACAAATTTAGTCAACAAAGTCTCTACACATCTGACTATGACTAAGTTGAAGGCAATGCCTTGACTTAGCGGGAAAAGGTTCTGTCGGGTCCAAAGGGGACCCGACATAGATATCAAAAGATATGCCGCATGAAGGCTCGGATGGAACACCTTGACCTTCACGAGAGGCCACTTTTTGTAGTGGTTGAGTTAGCTGTGATCACAAAAATGCAAGGGTGAAGGTGAATTATGCTCTTCGTCAATCAGTTTAGGGTTCGGCTTGAGTAGTCCTAGCATGCATCAATTATTATGCTGAAATGTTCATTTATTAAGCTAAGATTAGCATCGATGTAGTCGTCCTCATCTTCAGCTTCGCCTACGTCTACGAGACTCTAGAAGTGGTCATCGTTGACTTAGCTTTCTACATCAACCAGAGGGGGTCGTTGACACCTTCGATCCTGGCATCGACTCAAAGGGAGTTGCTCATCGCCTTCAATGTTGGCTAATCGATGAGATTCCAAATGGAGTCATCGTCACCTCTGCTTGCGATACCAACCGGCAGGGTTCGCCGACCACTTCAGCTTTGGTTACTTCAACATAGACTCAGGAGTTGTCATCACTTTCAACTTTGTCTACGTCGATGAGACTATGAAGTCACCGTCACCTTCAATATCGACGCCAACTCAGAGAGGGGTTGTTGCCATCTTCGACCTTGACATCGACCCAAAGAGTCGTACTCGCCTTCGACTATGGCCATGACAACTTTGCCCTCGTCGATTTTGACTACATCGACAGAGGGGCTTCGGCCATGGCAACTTCACCTTCATCGACTTTGGCTACGTCGATAGAGGGGCTATCGCCACGACAACTTTGCCTTCATCGACTTTGACTACGTCCATAAA of Phragmites australis chromosome 3, lpPhrAust1.1, whole genome shotgun sequence contains these proteins:
- the LOC133912796 gene encoding protein FATTY ACID EXPORT 5-like, with the translated sequence MHDFCFTIPYGFAVLAGGVLGYLRRGSTASLAGGTAAGALLLLAGFVSLKAFKKSRNSYLALALETLCALALTYVMGQRFLETSKIMPAGVVAGLSALMSAFYLFKIATGGNHIPPKKE